Proteins encoded together in one Oncorhynchus mykiss isolate Arlee chromosome 7, USDA_OmykA_1.1, whole genome shotgun sequence window:
- the LOC110527360 gene encoding protein unc-50 homolog isoform X1, with amino-acid sequence MQCRSASWSLTGSFYVFSCPEELFFTGEKELSSQKRRFSSTMLPTTLPQNGSLSARDAARHTAGAKRYKYLRRLLHFKAMDFEFAVWQMLYLFTSPQRVYRNFHYRKQTKDQWARDDPAFLVLLSIWLCVSTVGFGLVLDMGFVETLKLLLWVVFIDCIGVGLLISTLMWFITNKYLLKPPSKDYDVEWGYAFDVHLNAFYPLLVILHFLQLFFINHIVVINSDWFLGYFVGNSLWLTAIGYYLYITFLGYNALPQLQNTVVLLYPFALLVLLYILSLSLGWNFTKGLCWFYKYRVQ; translated from the exons ATGCAATGTCGAAGCGCCTCTTGGTCACTTACCGGAAGTTTCTACGTTTTCAGTTGTCCGGAAGAGCTATTTTTTACTGGGGAAAAGGAACTTTCTTCTCAAAAAAGGAGGTTCAGTAG CACTATGTTACCGACCACCTTGCCGCAGAACGGAAGCCTGAGCGCCCGCGATGCGGCACGCCACACAGCGGGCGCCAAGCGCTACAAATACCTGAGGAGGCTGCTGCACTTCAAAGCCATGGACTTTGAGTTTGCCGTGTGGCAGATGCTCTACCTGTTCACCTCCCCACAGAGAGTGTATCGTAACTTCCACTACAGGAAGCAGACCAAGGACCAGTGGGCCAGAGACGACCCTGCCTTCCTGGTGTTACTCAGCATCTGGCTCTGTG TGTCCACAGTGGGCTTTGGGCTGGTGCTGGACATGGGCTTTGTGGAGACTCTGAAGCTGCTGCTGTGGGTGGTGTTCATAGACTGCATCGGCGTGGGCCTGCTCATCTCCACACTCATGTG GTTCATCACCAATAAGTACCTGCTGAAGCCGCCCAGTAAGGACTATGATGTAGAGTGGGGCTACGCATTCGATGTGCATCTCAATGCCTTCTACCCCCTGCTTGTCATCCTGCACTTCCTACAGCTCTTCTTTATAAACC ATATCGTAGTGATAAACTCAGACTGGTTCCTGGGGTACTTTGTAGGGAACAGTCTGTGGTTGACAGCAATCGGCTACTATCTATACATTACATTCCTGGGATACAACG CCTTGCCCCAACTACAGAACACAGTGGTTCTGCTCTACCCCTTCGCCCTGCTAGTtctcctctacatcctctctctctccctgggatgGAACTTCACCAAGGGCCTCTGCTGGTTCTACAAGTACCGCGTCCAGTAG
- the LOC110527360 gene encoding protein unc-50 homolog isoform X2, whose amino-acid sequence MLPTTLPQNGSLSARDAARHTAGAKRYKYLRRLLHFKAMDFEFAVWQMLYLFTSPQRVYRNFHYRKQTKDQWARDDPAFLVLLSIWLCVSTVGFGLVLDMGFVETLKLLLWVVFIDCIGVGLLISTLMWFITNKYLLKPPSKDYDVEWGYAFDVHLNAFYPLLVILHFLQLFFINHIVVINSDWFLGYFVGNSLWLTAIGYYLYITFLGYNALPQLQNTVVLLYPFALLVLLYILSLSLGWNFTKGLCWFYKYRVQ is encoded by the exons ATGTTACCGACCACCTTGCCGCAGAACGGAAGCCTGAGCGCCCGCGATGCGGCACGCCACACAGCGGGCGCCAAGCGCTACAAATACCTGAGGAGGCTGCTGCACTTCAAAGCCATGGACTTTGAGTTTGCCGTGTGGCAGATGCTCTACCTGTTCACCTCCCCACAGAGAGTGTATCGTAACTTCCACTACAGGAAGCAGACCAAGGACCAGTGGGCCAGAGACGACCCTGCCTTCCTGGTGTTACTCAGCATCTGGCTCTGTG TGTCCACAGTGGGCTTTGGGCTGGTGCTGGACATGGGCTTTGTGGAGACTCTGAAGCTGCTGCTGTGGGTGGTGTTCATAGACTGCATCGGCGTGGGCCTGCTCATCTCCACACTCATGTG GTTCATCACCAATAAGTACCTGCTGAAGCCGCCCAGTAAGGACTATGATGTAGAGTGGGGCTACGCATTCGATGTGCATCTCAATGCCTTCTACCCCCTGCTTGTCATCCTGCACTTCCTACAGCTCTTCTTTATAAACC ATATCGTAGTGATAAACTCAGACTGGTTCCTGGGGTACTTTGTAGGGAACAGTCTGTGGTTGACAGCAATCGGCTACTATCTATACATTACATTCCTGGGATACAACG CCTTGCCCCAACTACAGAACACAGTGGTTCTGCTCTACCCCTTCGCCCTGCTAGTtctcctctacatcctctctctctccctgggatgGAACTTCACCAAGGGCCTCTGCTGGTTCTACAAGTACCGCGTCCAGTAG